A portion of the Sulfuriferula sp. AH1 genome contains these proteins:
- the groL gene encoding chaperonin GroEL (60 kDa chaperone family; promotes refolding of misfolded polypeptides especially under stressful conditions; forms two stacked rings of heptamers to form a barrel-shaped 14mer; ends can be capped by GroES; misfolded proteins enter the barrel where they are refolded when GroES binds), producing the protein MPAKDVKFGDSARQKMMIGVNILADAVKVTLGPKGRNVVLDRAFGAPTITKDGVSVAKEIELKDKFENMGAQMVKEVSSKTSDVAGDGTTTATVLAQAMLKEGMKFVAAGMNPMDLKRGMDKAVTAIIGELQKISKPCTTTKEIAQVGSISANSESAIGDIIAEAMGKVGKEGVITVEDGTSLQSELDVVEGMQFDRGYLSPYFINNNDKQIAGLDNPFVLLHDKKISNIRDLLPALEQVAKAGRPLLIIAEDIDGEALATLVVNNIRGILKTCAVKAPGFGDRRKAMLEDIAILTGGTVIAEEVGLTLDKVTLEELGQAKRIEVGKDNTIIIDGAGKEENIKGRIAQINRQAEEATSEYDKEKLQERKAKLAGGVAVIKVGAATEVEMKEKKARVEDALHATRAAVEEGIVPGGGVALLRAKAGVGALTGDNHDQDAGIKIILRAIEEPLRQIVINCGDEASVVVNKVLEGKGNYGYNAATSVYGDMVEMGVLDPTKVTRTALQNAASVASLMLTTDAMVAELPEDKSAGGAGMGDMGGMGGMGGMM; encoded by the coding sequence ATGCCAGCAAAAGACGTAAAATTCGGCGATTCAGCTCGCCAAAAAATGATGATCGGTGTCAATATTCTGGCCGATGCAGTTAAAGTAACCTTGGGCCCCAAGGGCCGTAACGTTGTGTTGGATCGCGCTTTCGGCGCGCCTACCATCACCAAGGACGGCGTATCTGTCGCCAAGGAAATCGAACTGAAAGACAAATTCGAAAACATGGGCGCGCAAATGGTCAAGGAAGTTTCTTCCAAGACTTCCGACGTCGCCGGTGACGGTACCACTACCGCTACCGTACTGGCTCAGGCCATGCTCAAGGAAGGCATGAAGTTCGTGGCTGCGGGCATGAACCCGATGGATCTGAAGCGCGGCATGGACAAAGCGGTTACCGCCATCATCGGCGAACTGCAAAAGATCTCCAAGCCTTGCACCACCACCAAGGAAATCGCTCAAGTCGGTTCCATCTCCGCCAACTCCGAAAGCGCTATCGGCGACATCATCGCTGAAGCCATGGGCAAAGTGGGTAAAGAAGGCGTTATTACTGTCGAAGACGGCACCAGCCTGCAAAGCGAACTGGACGTAGTCGAAGGTATGCAATTCGACCGCGGCTACCTGTCGCCTTATTTCATCAACAACAACGACAAGCAGATCGCCGGTCTGGACAATCCTTTCGTGTTGTTGCATGACAAGAAAATCTCCAACATCCGTGATTTGCTGCCAGCGCTGGAACAAGTGGCAAAAGCCGGCCGGCCGTTGCTGATCATCGCGGAAGATATCGATGGCGAAGCGCTGGCTACTCTGGTAGTGAACAACATCCGCGGCATCCTCAAGACCTGTGCCGTTAAAGCACCTGGTTTCGGCGACCGTCGCAAAGCCATGCTGGAAGATATCGCCATTCTGACCGGCGGTACCGTGATCGCTGAAGAAGTCGGCCTGACGCTGGATAAAGTGACCCTGGAAGAATTAGGCCAGGCGAAACGTATCGAAGTCGGCAAAGACAACACCATCATCATCGATGGCGCCGGCAAGGAAGAAAACATCAAGGGCCGTATCGCTCAGATCAACCGTCAGGCTGAAGAAGCAACCAGCGAGTACGACAAGGAAAAACTGCAAGAGCGCAAAGCCAAACTGGCTGGCGGCGTTGCCGTGATCAAAGTCGGCGCAGCTACCGAAGTCGAGATGAAAGAGAAGAAAGCCCGCGTGGAAGATGCGCTGCACGCCACCCGTGCTGCAGTTGAAGAAGGCATCGTGCCTGGCGGCGGCGTAGCCCTGCTGCGTGCCAAGGCTGGCGTTGGCGCCCTGACTGGCGACAACCACGATCAGGATGCCGGCATCAAGATCATCCTGCGTGCGATCGAAGAACCATTGCGCCAAATCGTTATCAACTGCGGCGACGAAGCTTCTGTCGTGGTGAATAAAGTGCTGGAAGGCAAAGGCAACTACGGCTACAACGCCGCGACCAGCGTCTACGGCGACATGGTGGAAATGGGCGTGCTGGATCCAACCAAGGTTACCCGCACCGCATTGCAAAATGCAGCTTCCGTAGCCAGCCTGATGCTGACCACGGACGCCATGGTTGCCGAACTGCCGGAAGATAAATCCGCTGGCGGTGCAGGCATGGGCGACATGGGTGGTATGGGTGGCATGGGCGGCATGATGTAA
- the mgtE gene encoding magnesium transporter — MAENFDTGKAHDSTEDNLNRVVELLRKHDLVASLVHKQDMPRRDLVEGLVHKQHLAALHTLLDDMHSADVARVLEALPLDDRLLVWDLVKAERDGEILLEVSDAVRESLIKAMDSDELLAAAETLDTDEIADLAPDLPQDVIQDLLESLDAQKRSRLQSALSYPEDTVGALMDYDMVTIRADITLEVALRYLRRLGELPDQTDKLFVVDREGALRGVMPLQRLLLKDPDAKVADVMAEEVVTFHAEDDATDAANAFERYDLVSAPVIDGRNRLMGRLTVNAVVDHIRQESDSDLLSIAGLREEEDIFASVWKSVQNRWAWLAINLVTAFIASRVIGEFEGTIEKLVALAALMPIIAGIGGNSGNQTLTMIVRALALGQIHPDNARKLFSKEIGVAAINGVIWGSVVGVFAYLLYDKPALGVVMMGAMTLNLLLAAVMGVAIPTLMHKFGRDPAVGSSVMITAVTDSGGFFIFLGLASLFMRYLS; from the coding sequence ATGGCTGAAAACTTCGACACGGGCAAGGCCCACGACAGCACTGAAGACAACCTGAACCGGGTAGTGGAATTGCTGCGCAAGCATGATCTGGTCGCCAGTCTGGTGCACAAGCAGGACATGCCGCGCCGCGATCTGGTCGAAGGTCTGGTGCACAAGCAGCATCTCGCGGCATTGCACACGCTGCTGGACGACATGCACTCCGCCGACGTCGCGCGCGTGCTCGAAGCGCTGCCGCTGGACGACCGGCTGCTGGTCTGGGATCTGGTCAAGGCCGAGCGCGACGGCGAAATCCTGCTCGAAGTCTCCGATGCGGTGCGCGAATCGCTGATCAAGGCGATGGACAGCGACGAGCTGCTGGCCGCCGCCGAGACGCTCGATACCGACGAAATCGCCGATCTGGCACCCGACCTGCCGCAGGACGTGATTCAGGATTTGCTGGAATCGCTCGATGCGCAAAAGCGCTCGCGCCTGCAATCCGCTTTATCCTATCCGGAAGACACGGTCGGCGCACTGATGGATTACGACATGGTCACCATCCGTGCCGACATCACCCTTGAAGTCGCCTTGCGGTATCTGCGCCGCCTCGGCGAATTGCCGGATCAGACCGACAAGCTGTTTGTCGTTGATCGCGAGGGCGCATTGCGCGGGGTAATGCCGCTGCAGCGCCTGCTGCTGAAAGACCCCGATGCCAAGGTAGCCGACGTGATGGCGGAAGAGGTGGTGACTTTCCACGCCGAAGATGACGCAACCGATGCCGCCAATGCATTCGAACGCTACGATCTGGTGTCCGCACCGGTGATTGACGGCAGAAACCGGCTGATGGGGCGACTCACGGTGAATGCCGTGGTCGATCATATCCGTCAGGAATCCGATAGCGACCTGCTTTCCATTGCCGGTCTGCGCGAGGAAGAAGACATCTTCGCCAGCGTATGGAAATCCGTGCAGAACCGCTGGGCCTGGCTGGCGATCAATCTGGTGACAGCGTTTATCGCCTCGCGCGTCATCGGCGAATTTGAAGGCACTATAGAAAAACTGGTCGCGCTCGCCGCACTGATGCCCATCATCGCCGGTATCGGCGGCAATTCCGGCAACCAGACGCTGACCATGATCGTGCGCGCACTGGCGCTGGGACAGATCCACCCCGATAACGCCAGAAAACTGTTCAGCAAGGAAATCGGCGTCGCCGCCATCAATGGCGTGATCTGGGGTAGCGTAGTCGGCGTCTTCGCCTACCTGCTCTATGACAAACCCGCACTTGGCGTAGTGATGATGGGCGCAATGACGCTTAATCTACTGCTGGCTGCGGTGATGGGCGTCGCCATCCCGACCCTCATGCACAAATTCGGCCGCGACCCCGCTGTCGGTTCCAGCGTGATGATTACCGCAGTGACCGATAGCGGCGGCTTCTTCATTTTTCTAGGACTCGCATCATTATTCATGCGGTATTTATCGTAA
- a CDS encoding NAD(P)/FAD-dependent oxidoreductase, protein MQQFDLIVIGSGPGGYRAAVLATLRGLTVAIIEKAAWGGCCLNRGCVPKKDWHHTAHLVAGSKDFAKRGISGSLSADIKGAWDHQHKVVETVRDSYTDYMKRLGIAAFNGAGRFIDAHTVAIDDTQISGKHIIIATGSSPYVPENYPLTAGRVLTTDDLFDNPPPAGKRVAIVGSGVIGTEFAFILSQLGCEVVWIANSKPLVNSQFSQPALKILHDTLGKLNIQARTRSRAQQVEVLNDGVRLTFADGQSETVDWVLLGSGRRPHTDNLNVEAAGVALNGKGYVKVNAHLQTSVPHIYAIGDVANPRMTANQALADASVAVANILEPQSRKQDIAAVPELVYSAVELGRIGMNEDEAEDAELEPAVGFAAFESNPRALGQDDINGFVRLIADMDSGALLGAEVVGSEAGEIIHNIAQQFGHEDALARFAGMFYNHPARAEEIQNATETLANKWGLAEQVFGA, encoded by the coding sequence ATGCAACAATTTGATCTGATCGTCATCGGCTCCGGCCCCGGCGGCTATCGTGCTGCCGTTCTGGCCACGCTGCGCGGCCTCACCGTGGCCATTATCGAAAAAGCCGCCTGGGGCGGCTGCTGCCTGAATCGCGGCTGCGTGCCAAAAAAAGACTGGCACCACACCGCCCATCTGGTCGCCGGCAGCAAGGATTTTGCCAAGCGCGGCATCAGCGGCAGCTTGAGTGCCGATATCAAGGGCGCCTGGGATCATCAGCATAAAGTCGTGGAAACCGTGCGCGACAGCTATACCGACTACATGAAACGCCTCGGCATTGCCGCGTTCAATGGCGCAGGCCGGTTCATCGATGCGCACACTGTCGCCATCGACGACACACAAATCAGCGGCAAGCACATCATTATCGCCACCGGCTCCAGCCCGTATGTTCCGGAAAACTACCCGCTCACCGCAGGGCGAGTACTCACTACTGACGATCTGTTCGACAATCCGCCCCCTGCCGGCAAACGCGTCGCGATAGTAGGCAGCGGCGTGATCGGCACCGAATTCGCTTTTATCCTCAGCCAGCTGGGTTGTGAAGTCGTATGGATCGCCAACAGCAAGCCGCTGGTCAACAGCCAGTTCTCGCAACCTGCACTGAAAATCCTGCACGACACGCTCGGCAAGTTGAATATCCAGGCGCGCACCCGCAGTCGCGCACAGCAGGTCGAAGTGCTGAATGATGGCGTCAGGCTGACCTTTGCCGATGGCCAGAGCGAAACGGTGGACTGGGTATTGCTGGGTTCCGGCCGCCGCCCGCACACCGACAATCTGAATGTCGAAGCTGCCGGCGTGGCGCTGAACGGCAAGGGGTACGTCAAGGTGAACGCCCACCTGCAAACCAGCGTCCCGCATATCTACGCGATCGGCGACGTCGCCAACCCGCGCATGACCGCCAACCAGGCGCTGGCCGATGCGTCAGTCGCCGTTGCCAATATCCTCGAACCGCAATCGCGCAAGCAGGATATCGCCGCGGTCCCGGAGCTGGTCTATTCCGCAGTCGAACTGGGCCGTATCGGCATGAACGAGGATGAGGCCGAAGACGCCGAACTCGAACCCGCCGTCGGCTTTGCCGCATTCGAAAGCAATCCGCGCGCGCTGGGTCAGGACGACATCAACGGCTTTGTGCGCCTGATCGCCGATATGGACAGCGGCGCCCTGCTCGGCGCTGAAGTCGTCGGCAGCGAAGCCGGCGAAATCATTCACAACATCGCCCAGCAGTTCGGCCATGAAGACGCGCTGGCACGCTTTGCCGGCATGTTCTACAACCATCCCGCCCGCGCCGAAGAAATCCAGAACGCCACGGAAACACTGGCCAACAAATGGGGCCTGGCAGAACAGGTATTCGGCGCGTGA
- the msbA gene encoding lipid A export permease/ATP-binding protein MsbA, with amino-acid sequence MFAGALAAMAVMAAAEPAVPALFKPLLDGSFVQKDPDFIRIIPLLMIGLFFIRGLADFASTYGMNWVGSRLVMDLRAAMFNKLIAMPTRFYDNSSTGTLIAHVVFNVTQVTQSATSAVTLLVRDTLTILGLLGWLLWLNWKLTLIIVAIAPMAVFIIRNVSKRLRNINRQAQQNLGEITHVVEESVGAHKVVKIFGGQDYELRRFGTAVNDARRFYMKGITAAAANGPVVQLVAAFGVALIVYIATQEALHGELTVGGFVSYMIAMLMIFGPVKRLTGVNEQLQRGLAAAEVVFELIDSETEIDHGTLQLPRAKGALDFCNVTLHYPDKSIPALDDINLSIQPGETIALVGASGSGKTSLVNLIPRFYTPTSGQILLDGHDITAITLDSLRANIALVSQDVVLFNDTIAANIAYGAQANATEEEIVRAAEAAHAMEFIREQPLGLKTMVGENGVKLSGGQRQRIAIARALLKNAPVLILDEATSALDTESERHVQAALETLMQGRTTLVIAHRLSTIENADRIAVMQQGRIVEIGKHAELITRKGIYAHLHRLQFHE; translated from the coding sequence ATGTTTGCCGGCGCATTAGCGGCCATGGCGGTAATGGCAGCGGCAGAACCGGCAGTACCGGCACTGTTCAAGCCGCTGCTGGACGGCAGTTTCGTACAGAAAGATCCTGATTTCATCCGCATCATCCCGTTGCTGATGATAGGGCTGTTCTTCATTCGCGGCCTCGCCGATTTCGCCAGCACTTACGGCATGAACTGGGTGGGCAGCAGGCTGGTGATGGACCTGCGTGCGGCCATGTTCAACAAGCTGATCGCCATGCCTACCCGGTTTTATGACAACAGCTCCACCGGCACCCTCATCGCCCATGTCGTCTTCAACGTCACCCAGGTTACCCAGTCCGCCACCAGCGCAGTCACGCTGCTGGTACGCGACACGCTGACCATCCTCGGCCTGCTGGGCTGGCTGCTGTGGCTGAACTGGAAATTGACGCTGATTATCGTCGCGATCGCGCCGATGGCGGTATTCATCATCCGCAACGTCAGCAAGCGCTTGCGCAACATCAATCGCCAGGCGCAACAGAATCTGGGCGAGATCACCCATGTGGTCGAAGAATCCGTCGGCGCGCACAAGGTAGTCAAGATCTTCGGCGGCCAGGATTACGAATTGCGGCGCTTCGGCACCGCGGTCAACGACGCCAGGCGCTTTTACATGAAGGGCATTACCGCTGCCGCCGCCAACGGTCCGGTGGTGCAACTGGTAGCCGCATTCGGTGTGGCACTGATCGTGTACATCGCTACGCAGGAAGCCCTGCACGGCGAGCTTACCGTCGGCGGCTTTGTGTCCTACATGATCGCGATGCTGATGATCTTCGGCCCAGTCAAGCGCTTGACCGGCGTCAACGAGCAATTGCAGCGCGGTCTGGCCGCTGCCGAAGTGGTGTTCGAGCTGATCGACAGCGAGACCGAAATCGACCACGGCACCCTACAGCTGCCGCGCGCCAAAGGCGCACTGGATTTTTGCAATGTCACCCTGCACTACCCTGACAAATCCATACCGGCACTCGACGATATCAATCTCAGCATTCAGCCCGGCGAGACCATCGCGCTGGTAGGCGCCTCAGGCAGCGGCAAAACCAGTCTGGTCAATCTAATCCCGCGCTTCTATACGCCGACCTCCGGCCAGATCCTGCTCGACGGCCATGACATTACCGCGATCACGCTGGATTCGCTGCGTGCCAATATCGCACTGGTGTCGCAGGATGTGGTGCTGTTCAATGATACCATCGCGGCCAATATCGCTTACGGCGCACAGGCGAATGCAACAGAAGAGGAAATTGTGCGCGCTGCGGAAGCGGCTCATGCAATGGAGTTCATCCGCGAGCAGCCGCTGGGCCTGAAAACCATGGTGGGCGAGAATGGCGTCAAGCTCTCCGGCGGCCAGCGCCAGCGTATCGCCATCGCCCGCGCGCTGCTCAAGAATGCACCGGTACTGATACTGGATGAAGCCACCTCGGCGCTGGACACCGAATCCGAACGCCATGTCCAGGCTGCGCTGGAAACCCTGATGCAGGGCCGCACCACGCTGGTGATCGCCCACCGCCTGTCCACCATCGAAAATGCGGACCGCATCGCGGTGATGCAGCAGGGGCGCATCGTGGAAATCGGCAAGCATGCCGAACTCATCACCCGCAAAGGCATTTACGCCCACCTTCACCGCTTGCAATTTCATGAATAA
- a CDS encoding ATP-binding protein, which produces MNNATGYAAVKPPRSLLSAAGRAIGDFDMIRNGDRILLGISGGKDSLSLLHILLDLQKRAPVKFELGACTVDPQSPDYDPSVLKPYLAALGVPYFYESQPVLESAKQNMTGDSFCAYCSRMRRGILYRVARENHYNVLALAQHLDDLAETFMMSAFFGGKLRTMQAHYTNDAGDVRIIRPLVYARERQTSDFAKSANLPVVQENCPACFSMPMQRQSMKVMLADQEKAHPKLFSSLLTAMRPLMSNQ; this is translated from the coding sequence ATGAATAACGCGACCGGATACGCCGCCGTCAAACCGCCGCGTTCGCTACTCTCTGCTGCCGGACGGGCAATTGGCGATTTCGACATGATCCGTAACGGCGACCGGATATTGCTCGGCATCTCCGGCGGCAAGGATTCGCTGTCACTGCTGCATATCCTGCTCGACCTGCAAAAACGGGCGCCGGTAAAATTCGAGCTGGGCGCCTGCACGGTCGATCCGCAATCGCCGGATTACGATCCCAGCGTGCTGAAGCCATACCTGGCGGCTTTAGGCGTACCGTATTTCTATGAAAGTCAGCCGGTACTGGAATCCGCCAAGCAGAACATGACCGGTGACTCGTTCTGCGCCTATTGTTCCCGCATGCGCCGTGGCATACTCTACCGCGTCGCCCGCGAAAATCATTACAACGTACTGGCGCTCGCCCAGCATCTCGACGACCTTGCCGAGACGTTCATGATGTCGGCATTCTTTGGCGGCAAACTGCGCACCATGCAGGCGCATTACACCAACGATGCCGGCGACGTCCGTATCATCCGCCCTCTGGTGTATGCGCGCGAACGCCAGACCAGCGATTTCGCCAAAAGTGCCAATCTGCCTGTGGTACAGGAAAATTGCCCGGCATGTTTCAGCATGCCCATGCAACGGCAGAGCATGAAAGTCATGCTTGCCGACCAGGAAAAAGCGCATCCCAAACTCTTCTCCAGCCTGTTAACCGCGATGCGTCCGTTAATGAGCAATCAGTGA
- a CDS encoding PEP-CTERM sorting domain-containing protein: MKVNKLIKLLGMAAVVSFGFAANANAVSINALHSDGHPNYHSAVAAVPEADSWAMMAIGLGLVGLRLRRKSKKAQDAVK, translated from the coding sequence ATGAAAGTGAATAAACTTATCAAGTTACTGGGTATGGCTGCTGTTGTATCTTTTGGTTTTGCAGCGAATGCGAATGCGGTATCCATTAATGCGCTCCACAGTGATGGCCACCCTAATTATCATAGTGCTGTGGCTGCTGTTCCCGAGGCTGACAGTTGGGCAATGATGGCAATAGGCTTGGGTCTGGTAGGCCTGCGTTTGCGTCGCAAAAGCAAAAAAGCACAAGATGCCGTGAAGTAA
- a CDS encoding PEP-CTERM sorting domain-containing protein: MKVYKTAQSLILAAVIFLGFAGNAGAVTVSETGPNGTTVVVTGVGEGSGTWSVTSAVPEADAWAMMVLGLGLVGLRLRGKKGKTSVES; encoded by the coding sequence ATGAAAGTATATAAAACAGCCCAGTCGCTAATCTTGGCGGCGGTGATATTTTTAGGTTTTGCCGGTAATGCGGGCGCCGTAACAGTCAGCGAAACCGGGCCGAATGGCACCACGGTAGTGGTGACGGGTGTTGGCGAAGGTTCGGGCACATGGTCTGTCACGTCAGCAGTGCCTGAGGCAGACGCCTGGGCAATGATGGTGTTGGGGTTGGGTCTGGTGGGTTTGCGATTGCGTGGTAAAAAAGGCAAGACTTCGGTTGAATCCTGA
- a CDS encoding undecaprenyl-phosphate glucose phosphotransferase — MVGGYEHPALSLAKRLVNPLVIFVSLLIAVEVMSPPFNGMHLVLGVLAFLIGSQVFDGFEFFELRGQQARIGWHIVNLLIAWTITVGILIILDMATGMGDAYDRRMLMVWVVLTPVLLFASQFAVRVYLEALRKDGKIRRAIIVGANDLGCKLADRIHHQRSLMVRVDAFFDDRLDDRCDPSLLSIVAGGLDDVADYVTKSNIDLVYITLPILKQSRIVELVNSLRDTTASIYFVPDVFIFDLVQARLDSVNGVPVISVFESPLVGINAVHKRIFDLVVSGTILLMIAPIMVIIAALVKLTSKGPVFFKQRRYGMDGEEIWVYKFRSMSVCEDGDKVTQATKNDARVTRLGAILRKTSLDELPQLINVLQGSMSIVGPRPHAVAHNEHYRKLIQGYMWRHKVKPGITGWAQVNGYRGETDTIDKMEGRVLHDISYLKNWSIWLDITIMLKTIKLVFKDSQAY; from the coding sequence ATGGTTGGTGGTTATGAACATCCTGCGTTAAGTCTGGCAAAGCGTCTGGTCAATCCCCTGGTTATCTTCGTTTCATTGCTTATCGCGGTGGAGGTTATGTCGCCGCCATTCAATGGCATGCACCTGGTACTGGGAGTATTGGCATTCCTGATAGGTTCGCAAGTATTCGACGGTTTCGAGTTCTTTGAACTGCGTGGCCAGCAGGCAAGAATCGGTTGGCATATCGTTAATTTGCTGATTGCCTGGACGATAACAGTGGGTATTTTGATCATTCTGGATATGGCTACCGGAATGGGTGATGCCTATGACAGGCGGATGCTCATGGTCTGGGTAGTGCTTACCCCGGTGCTGCTGTTTGCCAGTCAGTTCGCAGTGCGTGTCTATCTGGAAGCGTTGCGCAAGGACGGGAAAATCCGCCGTGCCATCATCGTCGGCGCAAATGACCTCGGTTGCAAACTGGCTGACCGCATTCATCATCAGCGTAGCCTGATGGTGCGTGTGGATGCGTTTTTCGATGACAGGCTGGATGACCGTTGCGATCCGAGTTTATTGTCCATCGTCGCGGGCGGGCTGGATGATGTGGCTGATTATGTGACCAAATCGAATATCGATCTGGTTTACATTACGCTGCCTATCCTCAAGCAGTCGCGCATTGTCGAGTTGGTGAATTCGTTGCGGGATACGACCGCTTCCATTTATTTTGTCCCGGATGTTTTCATTTTCGATCTGGTGCAGGCGCGGCTGGATAGCGTCAACGGTGTACCGGTCATTTCGGTATTTGAATCCCCTCTGGTGGGGATCAATGCAGTGCATAAACGGATTTTCGATCTGGTGGTGTCGGGTACGATTTTATTGATGATCGCGCCGATTATGGTGATTATCGCTGCGCTGGTGAAACTGACATCCAAAGGCCCGGTTTTCTTCAAGCAGCGTCGTTACGGGATGGATGGCGAGGAGATATGGGTTTATAAATTCCGTTCCATGTCGGTGTGTGAAGATGGCGACAAAGTCACTCAGGCGACCAAAAATGATGCGCGCGTGACCCGGCTTGGTGCGATTCTGCGCAAAACATCTCTGGATGAATTGCCCCAGCTGATCAATGTGCTGCAGGGCTCCATGAGTATTGTCGGTCCGCGTCCGCATGCCGTTGCGCATAATGAACACTACCGTAAATTGATACAGGGTTATATGTGGCGGCATAAGGTGAAGCCCGGTATTACCGGATGGGCGCAAGTCAATGGCTATCGGGGGGAAACGGATACGATAGACAAAATGGAGGGGCGTGTTTTGCACGATATCAGCTACCTGAAGAACTGGTCAATTTGGCTGGATATCACCATTATGCTGAAGACAATCAAGCTGGTATTCAAGGACAGTCAGGCTTATTAA